The genomic stretch GACGCTGTTAGTGTAGAGGTACGGGGGTATGACCTGAAGACCGCCGGTGATTTTGCCAAGGAAGTCGATGAGGCAGTCCGTCAGGTCCCCGGCATCACCGACACCCGTATCAGCCGTGAAGAAGGAAGTCCCGAACAGATTATACGTATCGACCGTCAGAAGGCTGCGGACCTCGGCCTGACCGTATCCAGGATAGGCAACTCTCTTCAGACGGCGGTCGGGGGCACCCGCGCATCGTATTTCCGTGAAAGTGGAAAAGAATACAATATACTGGTACGGCTCAGCGAACCGGACCGGAAGAATCTATCCGATATTCTCGATCTCACCGTGCTCAATAGCCGCGGCGAGCCGGTCATCCTCCGTAATGTGGTGAATACTACTCCCCGCGAAGGACCGGTGCGCATCGAAAGGAAAAACCAGGAACGGATCATCACCATAAACGCCAACTTTACCGGGCGTGACATGGGTTCGGTCATTACCGATATCTGGAAACAAGTGCATACTCTACCCTGGCCCAAGGATTTCGTGGTCCAGTTCGGCGGGGATTACGAGCAGCAGCAGAAAGCATTCAACGAGCTTATGTTCGCCTTCCTTCTTGCTCTCTTCCTTGTGTATATGGTGATGGCGGGGCAGTTTGAATCGTTCCGCGACCCGTTCATAATCCTGTTTGCGGTGCCGATGGCGCTCATCGGTATTACCGTGACCATGATCGCCTCCGGAACCATTTTCAGCATGAATGCCTTCATTGGCTGCATCATGCTGGCGGGCATCGTAACCAACAACTCCATTCTTCTGGTGCACTATGCCAATATTCTGCGCCGCAGAGACGGGATGGAGGTCATGGAGGCGATCTGTCTTTCCGGTTCGCGGCGGCTCCGTCCGATTCTCATGACCACCACAGTGACAGTGCTGGGGCTTACACCCCTGGCTCTCGGACTGGGAGAAGGCGGTGAAGCACAGTCGCCCATGGCGCGTGTGGTGGTTGGGGGGCTGACAAGTTCCGCACTCATCACCCTCTTTCTTGTGCCGGTGGTATACTATTTGTTTGAAAGCAGAGCATCGAAAAAGAAGAAAGAAGAGAACGTTTCTGCCTGAAGCTTTTTTCAGCGTCGCTTTAATGCTCTATTACTTTACAGGAGTAGCCCCTTGACGAGACATATAACAATTTTATCTATTTTCGTTTTATTAACGCTTTTTGCCGGTTTTGCCGCATCCGCAGAATCGGGAGCGGGAGTCATGGAGCAGAATCCTTTCGCTGCAGTTTCCGGAAAGGATACTCTTCGGATCAATATCCATGATGCAGTATTTATGGCTCTGGAAAATAATCCCACGGTAACCATCCAACGTCTGGCCCCGGACATATATCGCTCTTATGCGAAAGAACAGAAAAGTACCTATGATCCCCAGATTGCCGCGACAGGCAGCCAGATATCGAGCAGGAACCAGCGGTTTCTGGGCATCCAGCGGCAAGCGGTGGATTTAGAACAGAAGCGTAACCTCTACAACTTCGGGTTTACCGAAGTACTGCCTACCGGGACGACCCTGACTGCCAGTTCTTCTCTCTCGAGCACGATTTCTAATATTTACGCAGACCAGTATTCCGGCGTTGTTGGATTTACTGTTACTCAGTCTCTCCTCCAGGGATTCGGGACGGGAGTGAACCTGGCCAATATCCGCAAGGCCAATCTCGATGTTGAGATTTCGAAAGCCGAACTAAAAGCAGTAGCCGAAGAAGTGGTGTCGAGTGTAGAAAAGGCTTACTGGGAAATCTATCTCACCCGGGAAGAAGTGAACATCACAAAAAAATCTCTTGAGCTGGCAAACCGACAGTTGGATGAATCGCAGGAACGTGTAGCGGTGGGCAAGCTCCCGGAGCTGGAGCTGGCCGCAGTCCGTGCGGAAGTGGCAACCCGGAATTCGGTGCTTATTGATGCGCAGAGCAAGTATGAACAGGCCTGTCTCAATTTTCTTTTCCTCCTGAATCCCAAGACGCAAAGCACCTGGGCGGCGGTACCGCTTCCTTTGGACAAGCCCTTTATTCCGATCGACACCCTGGACACCATTGCAGTACATGAAGCGCTGGGGCTGAAGTACCGCGCCGATCTCCAACAGGCCAGGTTTTCACTTAAAAAGGGCGACCTGGATGTGGTACGCACGAAAAACGGTCTTCTACCAAAGTTGGATTTGTTCATCAGCCTGGGAAAGAATTCGTACGCCCAAACATTCAAGAGCGGTCTGCCCGATGTGAACAGCCCATTCCACGATCTGACCGGAACCCTGACACTAGGATTGCCTCTAACGAATCAAAAAGCCAGCGCGTTGTTCACCCGCGCCAAGCACACTCGTCAGCAGATGGATCTTTCCGTAAAAAACATGGAGAGAATGGTGCAGCGCGATGTTCGTTCGGCCTATATTGAGGTACTTCGGTCGAAACAACAGATCACTGCGACCCAGGTCACCCGCGCCCTGCAGGAAAAGAATCTGGAAGCCGAACAGGAAAAATTCCGGGTCGGGAAATCCACCAATTTTCTCGTGTTGCGGGCGCAGCGTGATTTCATCGCCAGCCAGAGTGATGAGGCTCAATCCATGGTGGCATACCTGGCAGCGCTGATCAATTTGCAGCTCATGGAAGGAACCCTTTTGGACCGCAGGGGAATAACCAGTATCACGGAACTGTAATCACCTCACCCTTCTTACAACTCACTCCTGATTCCCTTTTTGTGCAACTCAACTTTTGTCTTGTCGTCTTTTTTCTTGATTTTGGTTAGTTTCTCTCCCTATATTTTGCTATTGTTAAAATTGTACCTGATTGGGAAAAAGGAGGAACAATGAGTCGAACCAGGCGTGAATTCATGAAAGATATAGCGGTTGCCGGTGCAGCTATCTCTTCCGGAACTATCATCGGATCAGAAAAAGTGAAGGCTGAGGAAACCGGCTCTACTCAAGAGACGTCACGATGTCCCTATTTTGATCAACCCATGTATTGCAAAGGGCTGACACAAGATGGAAAACCCATGTGTGATAAATAGATGCCGAAACGGCTTCATCGTTTCCGCGAAGCGGCAACAAGTTCGGCATGACACGTGTCATCCTGAATTCATTTAAGAACCTAAATTAGTGTGTAAAGGAACCTGTATGAGAAGACTCATTTTTATTATAACAATTTTCATAACCTTTTTTGCCGTGATACAACCCGGTGCGGTTGGAACCGGAAAAACTGTCCTGTTCATGCCTTTCTATGATGACAGCGGATATCGCGGACCCTGGCTGCTTCGATATGAAATCCCTATCATGCTCGGCGATATGATCGGCGATTCCTATTACACCGTTGTTTCCATGGACTCGGTCAGGGCGCGCATGGAAAAACCCAGGAAGAAAAGTCTTTTCTTCCGCTTTATAAATGT from Candidatus Latescibacter sp. encodes the following:
- a CDS encoding TolC family protein, whose amino-acid sequence is MTRHITILSIFVLLTLFAGFAASAESGAGVMEQNPFAAVSGKDTLRINIHDAVFMALENNPTVTIQRLAPDIYRSYAKEQKSTYDPQIAATGSQISSRNQRFLGIQRQAVDLEQKRNLYNFGFTEVLPTGTTLTASSSLSSTISNIYADQYSGVVGFTVTQSLLQGFGTGVNLANIRKANLDVEISKAELKAVAEEVVSSVEKAYWEIYLTREEVNITKKSLELANRQLDESQERVAVGKLPELELAAVRAEVATRNSVLIDAQSKYEQACLNFLFLLNPKTQSTWAAVPLPLDKPFIPIDTLDTIAVHEALGLKYRADLQQARFSLKKGDLDVVRTKNGLLPKLDLFISLGKNSYAQTFKSGLPDVNSPFHDLTGTLTLGLPLTNQKASALFTRAKHTRQQMDLSVKNMERMVQRDVRSAYIEVLRSKQQITATQVTRALQEKNLEAEQEKFRVGKSTNFLVLRAQRDFIASQSDEAQSMVAYLAALINLQLMEGTLLDRRGITSITEL
- a CDS encoding twin-arginine translocation signal domain-containing protein, which encodes MSRTRREFMKDIAVAGAAISSGTIIGSEKVKAEETGSTQETSRCPYFDQPMYCKGLTQDGKPMCDK